The Dendropsophus ebraccatus isolate aDenEbr1 chromosome 3, aDenEbr1.pat, whole genome shotgun sequence genomic interval AGCTGGTATAGGCACTGGTATAGGTCTGAATGTAGCTGGATTTGGGCACTTTGAGAGTTGCAGTTTGATCAGATCCTAGCTGCTTGTAGTAGGTCCTCCATGTCTAAAAATGACATATAAGTTAGTTCTGGTATAGTACCCAATACGCACCATATCTTTACAATTTGCAGTCATAAAATAAAGTGACCAAACCAATAGGAAATCAGAATTAGCAACTTTTTCATTATTTTAAGAATAATTACCAATAGCCTTATTTATACACAGAAATGCATAGCTGACTATTGAATTTTATAACTATATTGCTTGTCAGAATTAAATATAGGAGAGAACAAAGTATTTTAAACAGGAACTTACATATATTCCATAGAAAATAGATTCCATTATTTACTTTAAACAATCTATTTTTATATAGTCTATTAGGACATGATAAATTCATAAAGTGGGTGCAGCTTTAAAGGACACAACTTATTTTACAATGACCACTGTGCAtacaccttaaagcgaatgtaccacttccaTAAGTAAGAAAATATTTTTATACGACCTGGCCAGTGCTTGCTTGTAGAAATTGATAGTGCCCTCAAATTTTTAATGGTTCCTGTGATTTGCGCAGGTTTCTTTATATGCAAATGAGGTTACTTGTTGCACCAAGAGCCCCAACATCTCCTCCCTTGGGTGACTCGCTGAGGCAGAGCCAGACCGGGGCCTGACTTGATTCAGAAGGCTGCCACCTCACCCagggggaggagatatcagtgcactgggcccgcctccagtgcaccaagtgACCTCATTTGCATATAGAGAAACTGGTGAAGATCGtctgaaatttgaaaaatgtacagCGCCTTCAGATTTTTTTGCGATGGCACCGACTAGGTCAtttaaaagttttctttttttgttttttttttactaatgaaaGTGGTACATTCAAAGCAATCTGTGATCATACTGCGTTGTGCATAATATGGGGACAGATCCagtcccaccccccaaaaaatgagGTTATGCTGATTACTTAATGAAGAAAACACTGGTCCCATGAGTCACAGGACCTGACATATTTTTAGTGCCGAATGGGCTAACAGTCCAGAGAAGCTGTGGCCTCCACCTGAAACCAGCCACCTAACCAGACAGATTACACATTGTGGTACGTTTCTTCCTAACATTATTATTTCCTTCCTCAGGCCATGCTATATGATATCATTGTCAAGAATTACAGCAAGATTAAAAAACCTCGTGGAGACGCCAAGAGGCTCATCTACTAAACACACCTCTTGTATCATTCACTCTTAGCTGCGTAGATTTGCGATATTCGTCACATGACCTATCTGCATAGGATGTAGATTTCCATTTCTTGTAATTGAATCCCAGATTGATGCAATGACAAACGTGGAAGCAAAATAAACATATCAATGATTTCAAGACTGAGACCTTCTTTACATTAATCGAGTCAGTTCCAATAAATGAAATTTTTGGATTTTTAAGTTAGTACAATAACATAACTAGATAACTAGCCTATCTAGAATAACCTTATAAAATAGAATATTGCCATGCCCTATGCCTCGTCCACTATTGTCAGAGGTCATGTGCTACCATTTGCTACACTAGCTAGTCGGCTTATTTCCACATTCAGGGCTTCATTAGTCCAGTCATTTCTGATATCTTCAAGGTGAGTGTCAAAGTCAATAAGTCGCTGGTAGTCCTTAGCCTGAAGAAGGTGCCTTGTAATACGCTGAGTCTCTTCCCAATGGCCCCACATTACCCTATGAGAAAAATGTAAAACAATATAAATACACTAACTACCACAGGGTATGCTCCAACACACTTAcagtatagggctgggttcacactacatatatttcagtcagtattgtggtcctcatattgcaaccaaaaccaggagtggattaaaaacacagaaaggatctgttcacacaatggtgaaattgagtggatggccgccatataacagtaaataactgccattatttcaatataacagccgttgttttataataacagcaaatatttgccattatatggcagtcatccactcaatttcaacattgtgtgaaaagatcctttctgtgttttcaatccactcctggttttggttgcaatatgaggaccacaatactgactgaaatatatgtagtgtgaacccagcctgaggcagcgttcacactatgttttggcCAAGCTttgaatacataaaaaaaaaaaatctaaatggcaTAATGACAAATCCATGATCGAAAAGACTCGGCTCTCATTCATTTCAATGAACAAATATAGTCAGCTGACAGTCTCTGACAGAAAAGTGCAGCAAACTAGCTGACTGTGTTtgggccattgaaatgaatagggtCAGTGGCTGCCCAAGCACTGATACGGGGGCATGCCATTTTGACATTTTTCTGATGCATCTGTGGCTCATATGGGCAAAACATGGTGTTAATGAGCACTTACTTATagttaccattttttttattacccaCAGGCATGATGATTTGATTTTAGATCAGTCAGGTTCAGACGACAACTGTTCAGGAGAACGAGTCAGAAGTCCATGCAGACTTTTAATGCAAGTCTATGTGGTCCATCTAGGTCCCAGACACAGAGCTGCAGCGTGGTCTTCTCCCCTCTTGTCTTACTGATCGGTCATGGTCTGACACGTCCCTCTGTCgtaataaggctgcgttcacacaacgtttttgctatctgtttttttcatccattttttttgcaaaaaatggataaaaaacggattaaaaaatggatggaaaaaaacgctgcaactgtgtgcatccgtttttccattgacttccattataaaaaaaaaaaaaaaaaggtgttttttttttttttttttttacccagatccatttttaatccgttttatggatgtcaatagaaaaacggatgcagacagttgcatccgttttatccatcgttttttttgcaaagaacggatAAAAATACGAAttgcaaaacgtagtgtgaactcagcctaactgATCTGAGGTCCTACAGCACTGTGGAACCAGGTACAGGAGTTGGCAAAAGATGCCACAATGTCAGTTCAAGTTTTATTCCATATCCAAGAAAATCACAGCAACGTTTCCACCCTTAGTGTGAGTAATGTTTTGACTCTTAGTGTGATGTCTATATAAAACCTAAGGGTCGAAACATTGCTGTGATTTTCTCAGATATGGATTAAAACTTCAAGGAGTATTGATGAAATGTGGATGCTGTTAGACTCCTTCACCATTTACGTCTCTCCGACGTGTCACATggttttttaatgacaggtactctttaaatatAGCTGCAAACATTCCGCTTCTGTGCAGCAACACACCAGGGGACATGAGGCAGCACTTAAACTAGTGTGATGTCTCACCATTTACAGTTTTATAATACATTTCAAATTTtctaagttgttttttttgtttttttgttttttacatggatGACGGATGTGGCATCATCAAATACTATGCAATGGTGCTTACAAAGTTTTTTCCTTGGGAACCCACTGTTTGTTGGTGTTTTGATGTAGAACCGTTAAAGGGGGGATGCCAGGATTGGGTGACAGACGCTCATTATCCATCTAAATAGGAAAAAGAAATACACTAAGAGAAATGCTCACCAAAGAGAGAGCTTATTGTATTTTCTTTAAGCACACCCTCTTACCAATATTAACACTGTATCATCCTGGTATTCAGCTATCAGGGAGGCTGAGCGAAGAGTTGCAGCGTTGATACTGAAAAATAGAACTTTATTTAAGCACTgtaccaaaataaaaaaaaaagtcaccactctccggagtaccccttaaagcaactctgggTATTATCTTTTTATCACATTTatgttaaagtggtattccccccaaaagcaaaACATGAAATGCTGAAATGTTTCCAAGCCTAGATGGTTTTACTCACCAaggccccctgagtattttgagccatcccccgtctttctagctgccactgttcctgagttacaattttttttttttaaaaaaagctcaCCTATATccaaggaaactacatttcccatcgtgCAGTGCACCTCCCTGATTGGTCTATGGTGTaacagagctgatacccacaggATATAGCAGAGGTGATGTAGTAAGGTAGCAGAAGCTGTAGCAGTGAGgtagcagtgatgtagcagagaggaggtagcagtgatgtagcagagaggaggtagcagtgaagtagcagagggggGTAGCAGTAATGTAGCAGAGGGGAGGTAGCAGTAATGTAGCAGAGGGAGGGTAGCAGTAATGTAGCAGAGGAGAGGTAGCAGTAATGTAGCAGAGTGGGGTAGCAGTAATGTAGCAGAGGGAGgtagcagtgatgtagcagaggggggtagcagtaatgtagcagaggggaggtagcagtaatgtagcagaggggaggtagcagtgatgtagcagagaggaggtagcagtgaagtagcagaggggggtagcagtgatgtagcagaggggaggtagcagtgatgtagcagaggggaggtagcagtgatgtagcagagtggggtagcagtaatgtagcagagggaggtagcagtgatgtagcagaggggggtagcagtaatgtagcagaggggaggtagcagtaatgtagcagaggggaggtagcagtgatgtagcagagaggaggtagcagtgaagtagcagaggggggtagcagtgatgtagcagaggggaggtagcagtaatgtagcagaggggaggtagcagtgatgtagcagaggggagGTAGCAGTAATGTAGCAGAGGGGAAGTAGCAGTAATGTAGCAGAGGGGAGGTAGCAGTAATGTAGCAGATGGGGGTAGCAGTAATGTAGCAGAGGGGATGTAGCAGTGAGGTAGCACGGGCAAGGTGGCAGTGAGGTAGCACGAGCAAggtggcagtgatgtagcagagaggaggtagcagtgaagtagcagaggggaggtagcagtgaagtagcagaggggaggtagcagtgaagtagcagagggggGTAGCAGCAAAGTAGCAGAGGGGAGGtagcagtgaagtagcagaggggaGGTAGCAGTAATGTAGCAGAGGGAGGGtagcagtgaagtagcagaggggaggtagcagtgaagtagcagaggggaggtagcagtgaagtagcagaggggaggcagcagtgaagtagcagagggcaggcagcagtgaagtagcagaggggcGGTAGCAGTCATGTAGCAGAGGGGAGgtagcagtgatgtagcagaggggaggtagcagtgatgtagcagaggggaggtagcagtgatgtagcagaggggaggtagcagtgatgtagcagaggggaggtagcagtgatgtagcagaggggaggtagcagtgatgtagcagagggaaggtagcagtgatgtagcagaggggaggtagcagtgatgtagcagaggggagGTAGCAGTCATGTAGCAGAGGAGAGgtagcagtgatgtagcagaggggaaGGTAGCAGTAAAGtagcagtgaagtagcagaggggtAAAGTGGCTGAGTTGGCAGAAAAAGCTGCAAAatgtgtgacaaaaccccctcccctccgcgacatggctctattgattcgaatggagccgtgtcacagagaggAGATTGTAACACTGGGGGCAGGAGGGCTCGCCTCCAATGTTTCAGGCTGTGTCAGTGGccgggaatagaccagtgccgtgCACGGGGACCAGGCCGCAGTTCAAATAAAAGAACTGACGCACCAGTGcaggtctattgatgtaaaaatcttaatgcgatgtacctgctggtacattcacgtTAATAAAACACATGTCAAATGTAATGGTTACAGTGATGTGGTGGAAACCAGTATCCATTAAATAGAGTTGCTGACCTTGTATCTCTAAGACCAGCGTTTGCTTGGTAGAACCCTGCAATTACCAGTCCTTGAAGAGCGCTCCAGGAGTCTATCTGTGGGCACAGCATGATAAATCACAGTCAAATCCAGGAATAAAGCAGAGACAATGGCACACACAGTAAAGGGTAAGCGGTGGCATTGTTTGTTTCTCTTTTTGCCTTTGGTTATTTTGCACATCATGTGCGTCATAATGTCACAATGACCCTTTGCAGGACATGTACATTGTTTCTTGAATAAGAAAATCTACGTACCTGTGTTAGAGCCACCTCTAGACTGAGTGCAAGCGGCAGCTGGTGGCTGATAGGGACACAGTCACATAATGTCAGGCAGCCCGGTGTCCTGCGCCCCAGGAGAGCcccactcactgtgctgtgtggatAGCGGGCGGCATGTAAAATCATCTTCACATACACACGTGTGCTCAGCTCAACCTCACACATTGTCCTGGGAAAGAACAGAAAGACAACACATCCAGGTAAAGCTCCATAAAACATCACCATAACATGATGGTCCATGGTTTACTAGGTGTTTCACAAAACAATACTAAACGCTGATATTTTGGGCACGTTCACGAGTACTTAATCCGCCGCAGATTTCACAGTGTGCATTTGATGCCACTTTACATAAAAAcgctatataataatatacaatacattttTATTGACAAAATTGCTATTAGGCCGGTTACACACAGGTGTATTTTAGCCCCTAGCGACCGAACCAATGTTCTTCTTTACTGACATATTAAAACTGcgtatccgtgctgtcagtttcccttggccaatcacaccagcactgcatacacctcctcaccgctgctgctgtgtgatctgacgTGTTGCTTTATCCCTGGCTGACAGTGCACAGAGGTGGGTCTGCTTCTGCCCTGCTGTCCGGTATTTTTGGGCTGACAACTGCCTCCtctagctgtcaatcattctggaggtggTGGCTGGAGAACAGGGCGGGTGCAGACAGTCACAGAACCAggataaagaatttttttttttagcaacaggCCGGGTCACACCGCAATGCTAATGGTATGTATACAATGATGGTGTGATCGGCTGAGCAAGTACTTCCTATGTGTTAGGATGGAGATAAGGAAGCTCTGAGCAGGGGATAGGCAGGGGTGGCAGGTGAGTATTTTTTCTGCCACCCTGAGCAGGTTTAAACATTAAAATATTCTTCTGGAGACGATTAAGCTAAGGGTGGCAGAAAGAATAAATGGAGCAAAAGAGTTGGATGTTCAGTCATCTGGTTGGAACATAGTGCCGCACACTCCCCTTGTCCCCGGGTTGTATCTCAGGAGTGCAGCAAGTCTCAGCACCCGCTGCAATCAGTAGCTTCTGACATGTCTCCAGCACAGGTTACTCCAAAAGTTTGCTATGAGGCCCAGCCCagcgattggttgctgtgtgaaAAACAAAGCTGAATGTACCACCAGTTACATCGCTTTGTATTTTCTACATTACCCGACCAGTGCAAGGATGCTGGTGTCGCAGTCTTGTTTTAGAACCGGCACCTGGTTCCCTGGGGACAGGCCAGCGTGACCATCTCCCCTTTGTGACCTGgctctattgatttcaatggagctgcgtcacagaggggtagGGGTTTCCTCACACTGGGGGGCCGGCTGGCCTATCCTTATTGCACCGGGAGGGACGGTGCTGAAGAATAGATCGGAGCCGTGTGCAGGAACCAACACGGACCGTGCCACCGGCAGCCCCACGCTGGTCTGTGTAAtgtaaaaacacaaagcgatgtaaaAGTgatggtggtacattcactttaagggtgccttcacacgtaccgtatcgctgcatttttaacgctgcattttttacatgcgcgttttgattttcatgtgaacATCAAAACTCGTatataaaaatcgcaccaaaaacgcagcgataaaaacgcagcattacaaatgcagcgatacggtacgtgtgaaggcacccttaaagtgaatgtaccaccaggcccaggcagaagcactggaggcgggccgacccacccccagtgggaagaaaccctagcccctccatgacgtgactccattagaatcaatggaaccctatcatagaggggtgggggtttcctcccactaaaggtgggttggcccgcctccagtgcttcagcctgggcctagtggtacagtcactttagtaAATTGCGACCAATACTGGTACATATTACATAGGGACCACATGGAAATGATGGTGAGCAGCCAGCAATAGGTATAACATACACCACAGCATGAGAGGAGGCAGCAGGCAAAGGGGGGGAGCTCTATAGACACCTATCAGTGCATTAGGAcatggctcatggacatagacatcaATCAGTTCAGTAGGACATTGCTTATGGACATAGACATCAATCAGTGCAGTAGGAcatggctcatggacatagacatctATCAGTGCAGTAGGAcatggctcatggacatagacatctATCAGTGCAGTAGGACATGGCTCAGGGACAGACATCTATCAGTGCAGCAGGACATGGCTCATGGACCGTGACACCTATCAGTGGAGTAGGACATGGCTCATGGACCGTGACACCTATCAGTGCAGCAGGAcatggctcatggacatagacacctaTCAGTGCAGTAGGAcatggctcatggacatagacacctaTCAGTGCAGTAGGACATGGCTCATGAACATAGACACCTATCAGTGCAGCAGGACATGGCTCATGGACATTGACACCTATCAGTGCAGTAGGAcatggctcatggacatagacacctaTCAGTGCAGTAGGAcatggctcatggacatagacaccta includes:
- the EMC9 gene encoding ER membrane protein complex subunit 9; this translates as MCEVELSTRVYVKMILHAARYPHSTVSGALLGRRTPGCLTLCDCVPISHQLPLALSLEVALTQIDSWSALQGLVIAGFYQANAGLRDTSINAATLRSASLIAEYQDDTVLILMDNERLSPNPGIPPLTVLHQNTNKQWVPKEKTLVMWGHWEETQRITRHLLQAKDYQRLIDFDTHLEDIRNDWTNEALNVEISRLASVANGST